The following are encoded together in the Salvia hispanica cultivar TCC Black 2014 chromosome 6, UniMelb_Shisp_WGS_1.0, whole genome shotgun sequence genome:
- the LOC125194982 gene encoding uncharacterized protein LOC125194982, translating into MTMKEGTSVRKHVLKMMSHLNQIEVLGGAIDPESQITIILQSLPPSFQHFKLNFEMNKRDYTLAELLTELQSTEDLMAQAKVAMLSLAPNSSGSKPRVGKKKAPNPVATKNAKGKKKKKADKKPTGKCFKCGEKGH; encoded by the coding sequence ATGACTATGAAGGAAGGCACATCCGTGAGGAAACATGTCCTCAAGATGATGAGTCACCTCAACCagattgaggttttgggaggggCGATCGATCCCGAGTCCCAGATTACTATAATCCTTCAGAGCCTTCCCCCTAGCTTCCAGCACTTCAAGCTCAATTTCGAGATGAACAAGCGGGATTACACTTTGGCTGAGCtgctgactgaacttcagtcgaCAGAGGACCTTATGGCTCAAGCTAAGGTAGCTATGCTGAGTTTGGCGCCTAATTCCTCTGGCTCCAAGCCTCGCgtaggaaagaaaaaggcacCGAACCCAGTGGCAACTAAGAatgctaagggaaagaagaagaagaaggccgATAAGAAGCCTACTGGAAAATGCTTCAAGTGTGGAGAGAAAGGTCATTGA
- the LOC125194981 gene encoding uncharacterized protein LOC125194981, with amino-acid sequence MGYYLADGIYPRWPVFVKTISYPLGDKRVLFVAKQEAARKDVERAFGVLQSWWAIVKGPTRLWFKEVIADVMYACIILHNMIVEQEAGHVTDWGDDESGSRSSTASATVAYGLPMDFSEVLARETSMRSQQDHATLMNDMIEEVWKRHDH; translated from the coding sequence atggggtactacttgGCCGATGGCATATACCCACGGTGGCCTgtttttgtgaagacgatcagctACCCACTGGGTGACAAGAGAGTGTTATTTGTGGCAAAACAGGAGGCTGCgcggaaggatgtggagcgggcttttggtgtgctccaatCGTGGTGGGCAATAGTGAAAGGTCCGACACGTTTGTGGTTCAAGGAAGTCATCGCCGatgtcatgtatgcgtgcatcatcttgcataacatgatagtcgaacaagAAGCTGGACATGTCACCGATTGGGGCGATGATGAAAGTGGATCTAGGTCCAGCACAGCGAGCGCGACTGTTGCTTACGGATTACCGATGGACTTCAGTGAGGTTCTAGCTAGAGAGACCTCAATGCGCAGCCAACAAGACCATGCGACGCTTATGaacgacatgattgaagaagtttggaagCGCCACGACCATTGa